In Hypanus sabinus isolate sHypSab1 unplaced genomic scaffold, sHypSab1.hap1 scaffold_220, whole genome shotgun sequence, the following are encoded in one genomic region:
- the LOC132387777 gene encoding gastrula zinc finger protein XlCGF57.1-like, translating into MAHQSVHTGEWPFTCSDCGKGFTCSSNLKEHQRVHTGERPFTCSDCGKGFTSLSQLKVHQRVHTGERPFSCSDCGKGFTCSSKLKEHQRVHTGERPFTCLDCGKGFTCSSELKGHQRVHTGERPFTCSDCGKGFTRPSHLQLHRSVHTGERPFTCSDCGKGFTCSSKLKEHQRVHTGERPFTCSDCGKGFTSSSQLKIHQRVHTGQRPFTCSVCGKGFTKSSHLLSHQSVHTGEWPFACSDCGKGFTQSSKLKEHQRVHTGEWPFTCSECGKGFIKSSHLQLHRSVHTGARPFTCSDCGKGFTCSSKLKIHQRVHTGERPFTCSVCGKGFTQSSELKVHRRVHTGERPFTCSDCGKRFIKSSHVLRHQSVHTGERPFTCSDCGRGFTCSSQLKVHQQVHTEERTFTCSVSGKGFTQSSQLKVHQRVHTGERPFTCSDCGKGFTCSSKLKEHQRVHTGEKPFTCSDCGKGFTSSSQLKVHQRVHTGERPFTCSDCGKGFTQSSQLKVHQRVHTGERPFTCSVCGKGFTKSSHLLSHQSVHTGERPFTCSDCGKGFTCSSDLRVHQRVHNGERPFTCSDCGKGFIKSSHLLRHQSVHTGERPFTCSDCGKGFTCSSDLKVHQRVHTGRGHLPAQTVGRDSLAHLN; encoded by the coding sequence atggcacaccagtcagttcacactggcgaatggccgttcacctgctcagactgtgggaagggattcacttgctcatctaacctgaaggaacatcagagagttcacactggagagaggccgttcacctgctcagactgtgggaagggattcacttctttgtcccaactgaaggtacatcagcgagttcacaccggggagaggccattctcctgctcagactgtgggaagggattcacttgctcatctaaactaaaggaacatcagagagttcacactggagagaggccgttcacctgcctagactgtgggaagggattcacttgctcatctgaaTTGAagggacatcagcgagttcacactggggagaggccgttcacctgctcggactgtgggaagggattcactcgaccaTCCCACCTACAGCTGCACAggtctgttcacactggggagcggccgttcacctgctcagactgtgggaagggattcacttgctcatctaaactgaaggaacaccagcgagttcacactggggagaggccattcacctgctcagactgtgggaagggattcacttcttcgtcccaactgaagatacatcagcgtgttcacactggacagaggccattcacctgctcagtgtgtgggaagggattcactaaatcatctcacctacttagccaccagtcagttcacactggcgagtggccgttcgcctgctcagactgtgggaagggattcactcagtcatctaaactgaaggaacatcagagagttcacactggggagtggccattcacctgctcagaatgtgggaagggattcattaaaTCATCTCACCTACAGTTGCACAGGTCTGTTCACACCGGGgcgaggccgttcacctgctcagactgtgggaagggattcacttgctcatctaaactgaagatacatcagcgagttcacactggggagaggccattcacctgctcagtgtgtgggaaggggttcactcagtcatctgaactgaaggtacatcggcgagttcacactggggagaggccattcacctgctcagactgtgggaagagattcattaaATCATCTCacgtactgagacaccagtcagttcatactggcgagcggccgttcacctgctcagactgtgggaggggattcacttgctcatctcaactgaaggtacatcagcaagttcacactgaggagaggacattcacctgctcagtgtctgggaagggattcactcagtcatcccaactgaaggtacatcagcgagttcacactggagagaggccattcacctgctcagactgtgggaagggattcacttgctcatctaaattgaaggaacatcagagagttcacactggggagaagccgttcacctgctcagactgtgggaagggattcacttcttcatcccaactgaaggtacatcagcgagttcacactggggagaggccgttcacctgctcggactgtgggaagggattcacacagtcatctcaactgaaagtacatcagcgagttcacactggagagaggccattcacctgctcagtgtgtgggaagggattcactaaatcatctcacctactgagccaccagtcagttcacactggcgagcggccgttcacttgctcagactgtgggaagggattcacttgctcatccgacctgagggtacatcagcgagttcacaatggggagaggccgttcacctgctctgactgtgggaagggattcattaaatcatctcacctactgagacaccagtcagttcatactggtgagcggccgttcacctgctcagactgtgggaagggattcacttgctcatccgacctgaaggtacatcagcgagttcacactgggagaggccatttacctgctcagactgtgggtagggattcacttgctcatctaaactga
- the LOC132387779 gene encoding oocyte zinc finger protein XlCOF6-like codes for MAHQRVHTGDKPFTCSDCGKRFIHSSSLQRHQRVHTGERPFTCSDCGKRFTHSSTLLSHQRVHTGERPITCSECGKGFIDSSSLQRHQRVHTGERPFTCSECGKGFTQLSNLLSHQRVHTGERPFACSDCGKRFTHSSTVLSHQRVHTGERPFICSVCGKRFTRSSELQSHQRVHIREKPFTCSFCGKGFTKSSTLQSHQRVHTGERPFTCSVCGKRFTQSSNLQTHQRVHTGEKPFTCSECGKRFTRSSTLQRHQQVHTGEKPFICS; via the coding sequence atggctcatcagcgagttcacactggggataagccgttcacctgctcagattgtgggaagagattcattcattcatccagcctacagagacatcagcgagttcacactggggagaggccattcacctgctcagactgtgggaagagattcactcattcatccaccctactgagtcaccagcgagttcacactggggagaggccaatcacctgctcagaatgtgggaagggattcattgattcatccagcctacagagacatcagcgagttcacactggggagaggccattcacctgctcagaatgtgggaagggattcactcagttatccaacctactgagtcatcagcgagttcacactggagagaggccattcgcctgctcagactgtgggaagagattcactcattcatccaccgtactgagtcatcagcgagttcacactggggagaggccgttcatctgctcagtctgtgggaagagattcactcggtcatccgaactacagagtcaccaacgagttcacattagggagaagccgttcacttgttcattctgtgggaagggattcactaagtcatccacactacagagtcaccagcgagttcacactggagagaggccgttcacctgctcagtctgtgggaagagattcactcagtcatccaacctacagactcatcagcgagttcacactggggagaagccgtttacctgctcagaatgcgggaagagattcactcgctcttccaccctacagagacatcagcaagttcacaccggagagaagccgttcatctgttcATAa